One Gossypium hirsutum isolate 1008001.06 chromosome A11, Gossypium_hirsutum_v2.1, whole genome shotgun sequence genomic window carries:
- the LOC121209569 gene encoding DEAD-box ATP-dependent RNA helicase 6-like isoform X1, with protein sequence MPPSDTRYKTEDVTATKGNEFEDYFLKRELIMGIYEKGFERPSPIQEESIPIALTGSDILARAKNGTGKTAAFCIPALEKIDQDNNVIQGLPDSVLRTTASKSREFEVV encoded by the exons ATGCCACCATCAGATACACGCTACAAAACGGAG GATGTGACTGCTACCAAAGGAAATGAATTTGAAGACTACTTTCTGAAACGTGAACTTATTATGGGAATATATGAGAAGGGCTTTGAAAGACCATCTCCTATTCAGGAAGAGAGTATTCCCATTGCTTTAACTGGAAGTGATATTCTTGCTAGAGCCAAAAATGGAACTGGGAAAACTGCAGCATTTTGCATTCCTGCATTGGAAAAAATTGACCAAGATAACAATGTTATTCAAG GGCTTCCTGACTCAGTACTACGAACAACTGCCAGTAAGTCTAGAGAATTTGAGGTTGTATAA
- the LOC107924003 gene encoding zinc finger protein BRUTUS, with product MAIPIPELRRGDEAVVVSSGTVKPPPFGGLSEESEEKSPILIFLLFHKAVRNELDSLHRLALAFATGNSVDIQSLFQRYGFFRSIYRQHSVAEDEVIFPALDIRVKNVAKTYSLEHKGESNLFDHLFELLSSYTEDDESFPKELASCTGALRTSISQHMDKEEEQVFPLLIEKFSLEEQASLVWQFLCSIPVNMVAEFLPWLSSFLSPDEYQDMQKCLSKIVPEEKLLQQVIFTWMEGRNDANLLGKYHLDSPDGLSQSLDSRTCPCELPKTGKRKYLEPGSILSETDGTHPLNEILLWHNAIKRELTEIAEEARKIQLSGDFVDLSVFNERWQFIAEVCIFHSIAEDKVIFPAVDEELSFIQEHAEEESQFNDFRCLIESIQNAGAVSTSAAEFYSKLCEHADQIMETIMTHFHNEEVQVLPIAKKNFSFKRQRELLYQSLCVMPLRLIERVLPWLVGSLTDHEARNFLKNMQLAAPPTDSALMTLFSGWACKGRNQGMCLSPTGNGCCVKRFSDIEEDFVPSCCACTSSMCMNETCSTIHGDEVKRPVKRNISDSCKTGNAAELSVSVDAHEQPCNERSCCVPGLGVNTNNLGFGSLLTAKSLRSLSFSPSAPSLNSSLFVWETDNNLSDIGSADRPIDTIFKFHKAISKDLEYLDVESGKLGDCDETFLRQFIGRFHLLWGLYRAHSNAEDDIVFPALESKETLHNVSHSYTLDHKQEEKLFEDINSVLSELSHLHESFTIGHMPTDTGTELSGAYNGDCLRKYNELATKLQGMCKSIRVTLDHHIYREELELWPLFGRYFSVEEQDKLVGRIIGTTGAEVLQSMLPWVTAALTQEEQNKMMDTWKQATKNTMFNEWLNECWKRPSESSLQNEMSETGISLKDNDFQDSLEQCDQMFKPGWKDIFRMNQNELESEIRKVYRDSTLDPRRKAYLVQNLLTSRWIAAQQKLPQAASTEASNGEDVWGCSPSFRDPGKQIFGCEHYKRNCKLRAACCGKLFTCRFCHDNVSDHSMDRKATLEMMCMSCLKIQPVGPICITPSCNGLSMAKYYCSICKFFDDERNVYHCPFCNLCRVGKGLGIDYFHCMTCNCCLGTKLVNHKCLEKGLETNCPICCDFLFTSSATVRALPCGHYMHSACFQAYTCSHYTCPLCSRSLGDMAVYFGMLDALLAAEELPEEYRDRCQDILCNDCDEKGTARFHWLYHKCGYCGSYNTRVIKTPTQTPTTDCSTVNQ from the exons ATGGCGATTCCTATACCGGAATTGCGACGTGGAGACGAAGCGGTGGTGGTATCTTCCGGCACGGTGAAACCGCCGCCATTTGGAGGTTTGTCGGAGGAGAGTGAAGAGAAGTCTCCGATTTTGATATTCTTGTTGTTTCATAAGGCGGTGCGGAATGAGCTGGATTCGCTTCACCGTTTGGCTTTGGCGTTTGCTACGGGAAACAGTGTTGATATTCAATCGCTGTTTCAACGGTACGGTTTCTTCAGATCGATTTATAGGCAACACTCTGTTGCCGAAGATGAG GTTATTTTTCCAGCCCTTGATATACGTGTAAAAAATGTGGCAAAAACTTACTCCCTTGAACACAAAGGTGAAAGCAACCTTTTTGATCATCTATTTGAGCTTTTAAGTTCTTATACGGAAGATGATGAGAGCTTCCCAAAGGAGTTAGCTTCTTGTACAGGGGCCCTTCGAACATCAATTAGTCAGCATATGGACAAAGAAGAGGAACAG GTTTTTCCCTTGCTTATTGAAAAGTTCTCTCTTGAAGAGCAAGCATCGCTAGTCTGGCAGTTTTTATGCAGCATTCCTGTGAATATGGTGGCGGAGTTCCTTCCGTGGCTTTCATCATTTCTCTCACCTGATGAATATCAGGACATGCAGAAGTGCTTAAGCAAAATAGTTCCAGAAGAAAAGCTTCTGCAGCAG GTTATCTTTACATGGATGGAAGGGAGAAATGATGCTAACTTATTAGGAAAATATCATTTAGATTCTCCGGATGGCTTAAGCCAGTCATTGGACAGTAGAACCTGTCCTTGTGAGTTACCAAAGACCGGCAAAAGAAAATATTTGGAGCCTGGTAGTATTCTTTCTGAGACGGATGGCACTCATCCATTGAATGAAATATTGCTTTGGCATAATGCTATTAAGAGAGAGTTGACTGAGATAGCTGAGGAGGCTAGGAAGATTCAACTTTCTGGGGATTTTGTTGATCTATCAGTCTTTAATGAACGATGGCAATTTATTGCTGAGGTTTGCATCTTTCACAG TATTGCAGAGGACAAGGTAATATTCCCTGCGGTTGATGAAGAACTGTCTTTCATCCAAGAGCATGCTGAAGAAGAAAGCCAATTCAATGACTTTAGGTGTTTGATTGAAAGTATTCAAAATGCAGGAGCAGTTTCTACTTCAGCTGCTGAATTTTATTCCAAGTTATGTGAGCATGCTGATCAAATAATGGAAACTATAATGACTCATTTCCATAATGAGGAAGTTCAg GTTCTTCCAATAGCGAAAAAGAACTTTAGTTTCAAAAGGCAGCGTGAACTTTTGTATCAAAGCTTGTGTGTAATGCCCTTGAGATTGATTGAGCGCGTCTTGCCATGGCTGGTTGGGTCATTAACTGACCATGAAGCCCGGAATTTCCTGAAGAACATGCAGTTGGCAG CTCCACCAACAGATAGTGCTCTCATGACACTTTTTTCTGGGTGGGCTTGCAAGGGTCGAAACCAAGGCATGTGTTTGTCTCCAACTGGAAATGGTTGCTGTGTTAAAAGGTTCAGTGACATTGAAGAAGATTTTGTTCCATCATGTTGTGCATGCACTTCTTCCATGTGCATGAACGAGACCTGTTCAACAATTCATGGAGATGAAGTTAAAAGGCCAGTCAAAAGAAACATTTCTGATTCATGCAAAACCGGCAATGCTGCTGAGCTGTCAGTTAGTGTCGATGCCCATGAGCAACCTTGTAATGAAAGGTCTTGCTGTGTTCCTGGTTTAGGAGTAAATACTAATAATCTGGGGTTTGGTTCTCTTTTAACAGCCAAGTCTCTGAGATCTTTgtcttttagcccctccgctccATCTCTAAATTCCAGTCTTTTTGTCTGGGAAACAGATAATAACTTGTCTGACATTGGCTCAGCAGATCGACCAATTGATacgattttcaaatttcataaagCCATCAGCAAAGACTTGGAATATCTGGATGTTGAATCTGGAAAGCTTGGCGATTGTGATGAGACATTCCTTAGGCAGTTTATTGGAAGATTTCATCTATTATGGGGTTTATACAGAGCTCATAGTAATGCCGAGGATGATATTGTTTTCCCAGCATTGGAGTCTAAAGAGACACTTCATAACGTCAGTCACTCATATACACTAGATCATAAGCAGGAGGAAAAATTGTTTGAAGACATTAACAGTGTTCTTTCTGAACTCTCACACCTTCATGAAAGTTTTACCATAGGTCATATGCCAACTGATACTGGCACTGAACTTTCTGGTGCCTACAATGGTGATTGTCTGAGAAAATATAATGAGCTGGCTACTAAGCTTCAGGGGATGTGCAAATCAATCAGAGTTACCCTGGATCATCATATTTACCGAGAGGAACTTGAGCTTTGGCCATTATTTGGTAGATATTTCTCTGTGGAGGAGCAAGACAAACTAGTTGGGCGCATAATTGGCACCACAGGTGCTGAAGTGCTTCAGTCAATGCTGCCATGGGTAACTGCAGCTCTTACTCAGGAGGAGCAAAATAAAATGATGGACACGTGGAAGCAAGCAACCAAAAACACAATGTTCAATGAATGGCTAAATGAATGCTGGAAAAGACCCTCTGAATCATCTTTGCAGAATGAAATGTCAGAAACTGGCATTTCTCTAAAAG ATAATGATTTCCAAGACAGTTTGGAACAATGTGATCAAATGTTTAAGCCTGGGTGGAAGGATATTTTTCGAATGAATCAAAATGAGCTTGAGTCAGAGATACGGAAGGTTTATCGGGACTCAACTCTTGATCCTAGGAGAAAAGCATATCTTGTTCAGAACCTTTTAACTAG TCGTTGGATAGCTGCTCAGCAGAAGTTACCCCAAGCAGCATCCACTGAAGCTTCTAACGGCGAAGATGTATGGGGATGTTCTCCATCATTTCGAGATCCAGGGAAACAAATATTTGGGTGTGAGCACTACAAAAGAAACTGCAAACTCCGTGCTGCTTGCTGTGGGAAGTTGTTTACTTGCAGGTTTTGTCATGACAATGTGAGCGATCATTCAATGGatag GAAAGCAACCTTAGAGATGATGTGCATGAGTTGCCTCAAGATTCAACCTGTTGGTCCAATTTGCATTACACCTTCCTGCAATGGACTTTCAATGGCAAAGTATTATTGTAGCATATGCAAGTTTTTTGATGATGAAAG GAATGTGTATCATTGTCCATTTTGCAATCTATGCCGTGTTGGTAAAGGACTTGGCATTGATTATTTTCATTGCATGACATGCAATTGTTGCCTCGGGACAAAGTTAGTGAACCACAAGTGCCTGGAGAAAGGTTTAGAAACCAACTGCCCTATTTGTTGTGATTTTTTGTTCACATCAAGTGCAACAGTCAGAGCTCTACCTTGCGGCCATTACATGCATTCAGCTTGTTTTCAG GCATATACTTGCAGTCATTACACCTGTCCACTTTGCAGTAGATCCTTGGGAGATATGGCG GTTTACTTCGGTATGCTTGACGCATTGTTGGCTGCTGAAGAGCTTCCAGAAGAATACAGGGATCGGTGTCAG GATATTCTCTGCAACGATTGTGATGAAAAGGGCACAGCTAGGTTCCATTGGTTGTATCACAAGTGTGGATATTGTGGATCGTACAACACCCGCGTGATCAAGACCCCGACCCAGACACCAACAACAGATTGCTCTACTGTGAATCAATGA
- the LOC121209569 gene encoding DEAD-box ATP-dependent RNA helicase 6-like isoform X2, whose product MPPSDTRYKTEDVTATKGNEFEDYFLKRELIMGIYEKGFERPSPIQEESIPIALTGSDILARAKNGTGKTAAFCIPALEKIDQDNNVIQGAMPRDVFNTLPPFSCGL is encoded by the exons ATGCCACCATCAGATACACGCTACAAAACGGAG GATGTGACTGCTACCAAAGGAAATGAATTTGAAGACTACTTTCTGAAACGTGAACTTATTATGGGAATATATGAGAAGGGCTTTGAAAGACCATCTCCTATTCAGGAAGAGAGTATTCCCATTGCTTTAACTGGAAGTGATATTCTTGCTAGAGCCAAAAATGGAACTGGGAAAACTGCAGCATTTTGCATTCCTGCATTGGAAAAAATTGACCAAGATAACAATGTTATTCAAG GTGCAATGCCGAGGGATGTTTTCAACACACTACCACCGTTTAGCTGTGGACTATAG